In a genomic window of Burkholderiales bacterium:
- a CDS encoding ABC transporter ATP-binding protein: protein MTPEGEPHAEGPRRNAVEVRHLFKAYRRDGHVLPVLTDVSLDVPEGEFLALMGPSGSGKSTLLNLIAGIDRPDEGRIVVAGEDITRLTEAELADWRAAHVGFVFQFYNLIPVLTALENVELPLLLTGLPGSERRERAAAALALVGLEDRLAHYPAQLSGGQQQRVAIARAIVTDPTLIVADEPTGDLDRVSAGEVLDLLNRLNGELGKTIVMVTHDQRAAERAHVVRHLEKGELQ, encoded by the coding sequence ATGACCCCAGAAGGAGAACCGCACGCGGAAGGGCCGCGCCGCAACGCGGTGGAGGTCCGGCATCTCTTCAAGGCCTACCGGCGCGACGGGCACGTCCTGCCCGTGCTCACCGACGTGAGCCTCGACGTTCCCGAAGGCGAGTTCCTCGCCCTGATGGGTCCCTCGGGGTCGGGCAAAAGTACCCTGCTCAACCTGATCGCCGGCATCGACCGCCCCGACGAAGGCCGTATCGTGGTGGCGGGGGAGGACATCACCCGGCTCACGGAGGCGGAGCTGGCCGACTGGCGCGCCGCCCACGTGGGCTTCGTCTTCCAGTTCTACAACCTGATCCCGGTACTCACAGCCCTGGAAAACGTAGAGCTACCCCTGCTCCTGACCGGGCTGCCCGGGTCCGAGCGGCGCGAGCGGGCCGCCGCGGCGCTGGCCCTGGTGGGGCTTGAGGACCGCCTGGCGCATTACCCTGCCCAGCTCTCCGGCGGGCAGCAGCAGCGGGTGGCCATCGCCCGCGCCATCGTTACCGACCCGACCCTGATCGTGGCCGACGAGCCCACCGGGGACTTGGACCGGGTCTCCGCCGGGGAAGTGCTCGATCTCCTGAACCGGTTGAACGGGGAGTTGGGCAAGACCATCGTCATGGTCACCCACGACCAGCGGGCCGCCGAGCGGGCCCACGTGGTGCGGCACCTGGAGAAGGGGGAGCTGCAGTAG
- a CDS encoding ABC transporter ATP-binding protein yields MYTLKLVLRNALRHKLRTTLTALGIVVAIVAFGLLQTIVDAWYAGAAGASATRLVTRNAISLVFPLPLSYQAKIRSVPGVTGVSHANWFGGVYVSEKNFFPQFAVEAESYFRLYPEYRVPQDQFREFLRDRRGAIVGRKTAQTFGFRIGDVVPLKGTIYPGDWQFVVRGIYTGADSRTDESQFFFHWTYLNEYVRERLPRRADTVGVYVVQVASAEDVPRVAEAIDALFRNSLAETRTESEQAFQLSFVSMTEAILILIRVVSFVVIAIILAVMANTMAMTARERASEYATFKALGFRPSFLAGLIFGESLAIAVTAGALGIALTFPVSRRFAQAMGTLFPVFEVSGSTVALQLACACAVGAAAAVLPAWRAARVPVAEGLRNIG; encoded by the coding sequence ATGTATACGCTCAAGCTCGTCCTGCGCAACGCCCTGCGCCACAAGCTGCGCACGACGCTGACCGCCCTGGGCATCGTGGTGGCCATCGTCGCCTTTGGCCTCCTACAGACCATCGTGGACGCCTGGTACGCGGGGGCGGCGGGCGCTTCCGCCACGCGCCTCGTGACCCGCAACGCCATCTCCCTGGTGTTTCCCCTGCCCTTGAGCTACCAAGCGAAAATCCGTAGCGTTCCCGGGGTCACGGGCGTCTCCCACGCCAACTGGTTCGGCGGCGTTTACGTCTCGGAGAAAAATTTCTTCCCCCAGTTCGCGGTGGAGGCGGAGAGCTATTTCCGCCTATACCCCGAGTACCGAGTGCCCCAGGACCAATTCCGGGAGTTCCTGCGCGACCGCCGTGGCGCCATCGTGGGGCGCAAGACGGCGCAGACTTTCGGCTTCCGGATAGGGGACGTGGTGCCCCTCAAAGGTACCATCTACCCGGGCGACTGGCAGTTCGTGGTGCGGGGCATCTACACGGGGGCGGATTCCCGCACCGACGAGTCCCAGTTCTTTTTCCATTGGACCTATCTCAACGAGTACGTGCGGGAGCGGCTTCCGCGCCGGGCGGACACGGTGGGTGTCTACGTGGTGCAGGTGGCCTCCGCCGAGGACGTGCCGCGGGTGGCCGAGGCGATCGACGCCCTGTTCCGCAACTCCCTCGCCGAGACCCGCACCGAGAGCGAACAGGCGTTCCAGCTTTCCTTCGTGTCCATGACGGAGGCGATCCTGATCCTGATCCGGGTGGTCTCCTTCGTGGTGATCGCCATCATCCTGGCAGTGATGGCCAACACCATGGCCATGACCGCCCGGGAGCGGGCCTCCGAGTACGCGACCTTCAAGGCCCTGGGTTTCCGCCCGTCCTTCCTGGCGGGGCTCATCTTCGGCGAGTCCCTGGCCATCGCCGTGACGGCCGGCGCCCTCGGGATCGCCCTCACGTTTCCCGTCTCCCGGCGCTTCGCCCAAGCCATGGGCACCCTGTTCCCGGTGTTCGAGGTCTCGGGCTCGACGGTGGCGCTGCAGCTCGCCTGCGCCTGCGCGGTGGGGGCGGCTGCGGCCGTGCTTCCGGCGTGGCGGGCGGCCCGGGTTCCCGTGGCGGAGGGGCTGCGGAACATCGGATAA
- a CDS encoding hypothetical protein (possible pseudo, internal stop codon): MMGAGLQHKFIEAAGVRRHWVEAGEDDPVVLLHGIPESRTCWRHQIPVLATKFRVLAFDLKGYGQSDKRDGDYTGNNVARELLATLDGIGIERFLLAGHD, encoded by the coding sequence ATGATGGGCGCAGGCCTCCAGCATAAGTTCATCGAAGCCGCCGGCGTGCGCAGGCACTGGGTGGAGGCGGGAGAAGACGATCCGGTGGTCCTGCTGCACGGGATACCGGAGAGCCGGACCTGCTGGCGGCACCAGATACCGGTGCTTGCAACCAAGTTCAGAGTCCTGGCGTTCGACCTGAAGGGCTATGGGCAGTCCGATAAAAGGGATGGGGACTACACGGGAAACAACGTGGCCCGCGAGCTGCTGGCCACCCTCGACGGCATTGGCATCGAGCGGTTTCTCCTGGCGGGGCACGATTAG
- a CDS encoding glutathione S-transferase codes for MKETVKEASTRKLYARPQSGNCHKVRLLLGFLKLSYQEIPVDISGGENRREPFISLNPLGQIPVLVEGETVLRDSQAILVYLARKYGGEQWLPSEALPMAQVVQWLSVAANEIQNSLNLARLYYLMNAKVNIDLVTRRGHAILNVMNGHLASREWLECGRPTIADLACFPYVGLAYQGGISIEDYRHVKAWVERIKALPGFTPMPGM; via the coding sequence GTGAAGGAAACGGTGAAGGAAGCCTCAACTCGTAAACTCTACGCCCGCCCACAATCCGGGAATTGCCATAAGGTCCGGTTGTTGCTCGGGTTCCTGAAGCTTTCCTATCAGGAGATTCCGGTGGATATCTCTGGTGGCGAGAATCGCCGGGAACCCTTTATCTCCCTCAATCCGCTCGGGCAGATTCCGGTGCTCGTGGAAGGCGAGACAGTGCTGCGGGACTCGCAGGCCATTCTGGTCTACCTGGCCCGTAAGTACGGAGGCGAGCAATGGCTGCCGTCTGAGGCGCTTCCCATGGCGCAGGTGGTCCAATGGCTTTCGGTGGCGGCGAACGAGATTCAGAACAGCCTCAATCTGGCTCGGCTGTACTACTTGATGAACGCGAAGGTTAATATCGACTTGGTGACCCGACGGGGACATGCAATCCTCAACGTCATGAACGGTCACCTGGCTTCACGGGAATGGCTGGAATGCGGCCGGCCCACCATTGCAGATCTCGCCTGCTTTCCGTACGTCGGGCTGGCATATCAAGGAGGGATTAGTATCGAAGACTACCGGCATGTGAAAGCGTGGGTCGAGCGGATCAAGGCGCTGCCCGGGTTCACTCCCATGCCGGGCATGTGA
- a CDS encoding haloacetate dehalogenase gives MPKTLLFDTWGTLVDNYSIADVIEPYVYECHLAQDIAQDWRFQQKWAMFYTTLCDNFVPHPDLNEACLRWALDRHHIQLPEAAIKDIVSQYHKLRAYPDVIGALKSLKAQGHTIKIVANPTKKMIEDHSKYAGTYQYIDEIISSGEEAKAFKPSPKVFQLGIARAGCPKENILWVTGHFWEIVGAAKQGLKTAWTNRARQPILKIGVTPTYTTTTLQELADILAKEEGKKAVA, from the coding sequence ATGCCCAAGACGCTGCTGTTCGACACATGGGGAACGCTGGTCGACAACTATTCCATCGCCGACGTGATCGAGCCCTACGTATATGAGTGCCATCTCGCCCAGGACATCGCCCAGGACTGGCGCTTCCAGCAGAAGTGGGCCATGTTCTACACGACGCTGTGCGACAACTTTGTGCCGCACCCCGATCTGAACGAAGCGTGCCTGCGCTGGGCCCTCGACAGGCATCACATCCAGCTTCCCGAAGCCGCGATCAAGGATATCGTCTCCCAGTACCACAAGCTGAGGGCCTATCCGGACGTGATCGGGGCGCTTAAGTCCCTGAAGGCGCAAGGCCACACGATCAAGATCGTCGCCAATCCGACCAAGAAGATGATCGAGGATCACAGCAAATACGCCGGCACGTACCAATACATCGACGAGATCATCAGCAGCGGGGAAGAGGCGAAAGCCTTCAAGCCGTCGCCCAAGGTGTTCCAGCTTGGGATCGCCCGGGCCGGATGTCCAAAGGAGAACATCCTCTGGGTGACCGGCCATTTCTGGGAGATCGTCGGCGCGGCGAAGCAGGGCCTGAAGACGGCCTGGACCAATCGGGCGCGGCAGCCGATACTCAAGATCGGCGTTACGCCCACGTATACGACGACCACTCTCCAGGAACTGGCCGACATTCTCGCCAAGGAGGAAGGCAAAAAGGCGGTGGCCTGA
- a CDS encoding UPF0721 transmembrane protein, translated as MLAGGAEWWLAYLVLGGIVGFFAGLLGIGGGLIIVPVLVFLFDAQQFPREHVLHLALGTAMTTIVFTSLSSVRAHHYRKAVRWDVVKAMTPGILVGTLSGAAVAGSLPRQPLAVVFTLFVYYASAQMWLNVKPKPSRQLPGWWGLLGAGAGIGAISSLVAGGGAFLTVPGLTWCNVDMRQAVGTAAAAGIPIALAGAVGYILVGLGKGPLPEHSLGFVYLPALAWVVLSSMMTASLGARAAHYLPVGVLKKIFSVFMFLLATRMLMTLF; from the coding sequence ATGCTGGCCGGCGGGGCCGAATGGTGGCTTGCCTATCTCGTCTTGGGGGGGATCGTGGGCTTCTTCGCCGGCCTCTTGGGGATAGGCGGCGGCCTGATCATCGTTCCCGTGCTGGTATTTCTGTTCGATGCCCAGCAGTTCCCGCGCGAGCACGTACTTCACCTCGCGCTGGGCACCGCCATGACCACCATCGTGTTCACCTCCCTCTCCAGCGTGAGGGCCCATCATTACCGCAAAGCGGTACGCTGGGACGTGGTGAAGGCGATGACGCCCGGCATCCTGGTCGGCACTCTATCGGGGGCCGCCGTCGCGGGGTCGCTGCCGCGGCAACCCCTGGCGGTGGTTTTCACGCTCTTCGTGTACTACGCCTCGGCCCAGATGTGGCTCAACGTGAAGCCCAAGCCGAGCCGGCAGCTTCCAGGCTGGTGGGGACTCCTCGGAGCGGGCGCCGGGATCGGGGCGATTTCTAGCCTGGTGGCCGGGGGTGGTGCCTTCCTCACGGTGCCGGGCCTTACCTGGTGCAACGTGGATATGCGCCAAGCAGTCGGCACCGCGGCGGCGGCGGGGATTCCCATCGCCCTGGCGGGCGCCGTGGGCTACATTCTCGTGGGCCTCGGCAAAGGGCCGCTGCCCGAGCACAGCCTGGGGTTCGTCTATCTTCCCGCTCTCGCCTGGGTCGTGCTGAGCAGCATGATGACCGCGTCCTTGGGCGCCCGGGCGGCCCACTATTTGCCGGTCGGCGTGCTGAAGAAAATCTTCTCGGTGTTCATGTTTCTGCTCGCGACGCGGATGCTGATGACCTTGTTCTGA
- a CDS encoding multidrug ABC transporter permease, with product MAVPLSYSIRNLRTRRLTTALTAGGMALVVFVFATVLMLEAGLRATLVQTGTYDNVVVTRRAAGTEVQSSVERVQAMIVEAQPEVALAPDGVPFASRETVVLITLPKRSSGDPSNVVIRGVGRHGLQLRSQVRLVEGRLFRPGASEIIAGRAIAERFVGAGIGERLRFGMRDWAVVGIFDAEGTGFDSEVWGDADQLMQAFRRNAYSSVVLKLSDPAAFDAYKRRVEADPRLTVEAKREAQFYADQSQVLADFIRILGITLSVIFSIGAVIGAMVTMYSAVANRTREIGTLRALGFRRASILAAFLAESVALALAGGAAGLVAASLMQFVTVSTTNWQSFSELAFRFTLTPGIVMQSLLFSALMGLAGGFLPALRASRLNIVDALREA from the coding sequence ATGGCGGTTCCGCTCTCCTACTCGATCCGCAACCTGCGCACCCGTCGGCTCACCACGGCCCTCACGGCGGGCGGCATGGCGCTGGTGGTCTTCGTGTTCGCCACAGTGCTGATGCTGGAGGCGGGCCTGCGGGCGACCCTGGTGCAGACGGGTACCTACGACAACGTGGTGGTGACTCGCCGCGCCGCCGGCACCGAGGTGCAGAGCTCGGTGGAACGGGTGCAAGCCATGATCGTGGAGGCCCAGCCGGAAGTGGCCCTCGCCCCGGACGGCGTGCCGTTCGCCTCCCGCGAGACGGTGGTACTGATCACCCTGCCCAAGCGCTCGAGCGGTGACCCGTCCAACGTGGTGATCCGGGGCGTCGGGCGTCACGGCCTGCAGCTTCGCTCCCAGGTGCGGCTGGTGGAAGGGCGGCTGTTCCGGCCCGGGGCCTCCGAGATCATCGCCGGCCGCGCCATCGCCGAGCGCTTCGTCGGTGCCGGCATTGGTGAACGGCTGCGCTTCGGCATGCGCGACTGGGCGGTGGTGGGGATTTTTGATGCCGAGGGAACGGGCTTCGATTCCGAGGTGTGGGGCGATGCCGACCAGCTCATGCAGGCTTTCCGCCGCAACGCCTATTCTTCGGTGGTGCTCAAGCTCTCCGACCCGGCCGCATTCGACGCCTACAAGCGCCGCGTCGAGGCGGACCCGCGGCTCACGGTGGAAGCGAAGCGGGAGGCACAATTCTACGCCGACCAGTCCCAAGTGCTGGCCGACTTCATCCGTATCCTGGGGATAACACTCTCCGTCATCTTTTCCATCGGCGCGGTGATCGGCGCCATGGTCACCATGTATTCCGCAGTGGCCAACCGCACGCGGGAGATCGGCACCCTGCGGGCTCTGGGGTTTCGCCGCGCAAGCATCCTGGCCGCGTTCCTGGCCGAGTCGGTGGCCCTTGCCCTGGCGGGCGGCGCGGCCGGACTCGTCGCAGCCTCCCTCATGCAGTTCGTGACCGTGTCCACCACCAACTGGCAGTCGTTCTCGGAGCTCGCCTTCCGCTTCACCCTGACGCCCGGGATCGTGATGCAATCGCTCCTTTTCTCCGCCCTCATGGGCCTCGCCGGCGGCTTCCTTCCCGCGCTGCGAGCCTCCCGGCTCAACATCGTGGACGCCCTGCGGGAGGCTTAG
- a CDS encoding C4-dicarboxylate ABC transporter, with product MNATRSPLFLRALEPIYTVIALVMVAYHGMAVLWTFHNAMEHYTMHLGAILLLIALYTAIDRGGATKGGKRLAWFVFAGVMAACALISTVYLYAMAQELELNQPFITGFQYFIGLLLLIAVFGLNWVVWGTALTVVCLAAALYFGLGHLFPSPVAELKFSPEVVMSYLAGMGGPRGVYTFIPLSADTILLLLVYGGLMTSTLVLDMFEEIGKAIGNLLRGGVAYSCIAASSLVGMVTGQTVSCIALSGSMTIPTMIRGGFTKDQAGAIEVMAANGSQIIPPVMGLGAFLMAVILGISYVEVAAAAILPAFIYMITLAIAVYALVQASPQIPFERQAVDWQKILWILPSFLPSIALVVVLLSLRYSAGLAALVGIATIIGFSLLRPKKYRPSIKGIVLGLRNGALAGAQLAIILAAIGVIVQMLVTTGLGTLFSRLMIDLSGNSLEIALLLGMAITIFIGMGLPTPAAYSLAAIVVIPSLIDVGVDPLAAHFFGFYFAVFSAFTPPVAVGCLMAVRISGGSFRQTCIECFKLGGICLLLPFFMVAFPNSLQFPNFTGETLVATGLLCISTLMFSAAVYGGFMGRLKTGERIYLLSGPIAALLYYEWRNPWISMAPLVLLIGFWIYRRSKRRMMAKAVAALEIER from the coding sequence ATGAACGCTACCCGTTCCCCCCTCTTCCTGCGCGCGCTGGAGCCGATCTATACGGTCATCGCGCTGGTGATGGTCGCGTACCACGGCATGGCCGTGCTGTGGACGTTCCACAACGCGATGGAACACTACACGATGCATCTGGGCGCGATCCTGCTCCTGATCGCGCTGTATACGGCGATCGACCGCGGTGGAGCGACGAAGGGCGGCAAGCGCCTGGCATGGTTCGTGTTCGCTGGCGTCATGGCCGCGTGCGCACTGATTTCTACCGTCTACCTCTACGCGATGGCGCAAGAGCTGGAGCTGAACCAGCCGTTCATCACGGGTTTCCAGTACTTCATAGGACTCCTACTCCTGATCGCGGTATTTGGCCTCAACTGGGTAGTGTGGGGGACGGCACTGACCGTGGTTTGCCTGGCGGCGGCGCTTTACTTCGGGCTCGGCCATCTGTTCCCGAGCCCGGTGGCGGAGCTCAAGTTCTCTCCCGAGGTAGTGATGAGCTACTTAGCCGGCATGGGCGGTCCGCGAGGCGTCTACACGTTTATTCCGCTTTCGGCGGACACGATCCTGCTGTTGCTGGTCTACGGCGGCCTCATGACCAGCACCCTCGTGCTTGACATGTTTGAGGAGATCGGGAAAGCCATCGGAAACCTCCTTCGTGGCGGAGTTGCGTATTCGTGCATCGCAGCAAGCTCGCTGGTCGGTATGGTAACAGGGCAGACCGTAAGCTGCATCGCGCTGAGCGGCTCCATGACCATTCCCACGATGATCCGAGGCGGCTTTACGAAAGACCAGGCAGGTGCCATCGAAGTCATGGCGGCCAATGGCTCCCAGATCATCCCACCCGTCATGGGTTTGGGGGCCTTCCTTATGGCCGTAATTCTGGGAATCTCTTATGTCGAGGTGGCCGCCGCTGCCATCCTTCCGGCTTTTATCTACATGATCACCCTTGCGATTGCCGTTTATGCGCTTGTGCAAGCTTCCCCACAAATTCCGTTCGAGCGCCAGGCGGTCGACTGGCAGAAGATCTTGTGGATCCTTCCGTCGTTCCTGCCGTCCATCGCGCTTGTCGTAGTTTTGCTATCGCTAAGATATTCTGCCGGTCTGGCGGCACTTGTCGGCATTGCCACCATCATCGGGTTCAGCCTCTTGCGGCCTAAAAAGTATCGGCCGTCAATCAAGGGCATTGTGCTGGGTTTACGTAACGGGGCGCTCGCCGGCGCGCAGCTCGCCATCATCCTTGCGGCAATTGGAGTGATCGTCCAGATGCTGGTCACGACCGGGCTTGGCACACTGTTCTCCCGGTTGATGATCGATCTCTCCGGCAACAGCCTGGAGATCGCATTGTTGCTTGGCATGGCGATAACAATCTTCATCGGTATGGGACTACCGACCCCGGCAGCTTATTCACTGGCCGCCATCGTCGTGATTCCTTCCCTGATCGACGTAGGGGTGGATCCGCTGGCGGCTCACTTCTTTGGCTTTTATTTTGCTGTGTTTTCTGCTTTCACCCCGCCGGTTGCCGTTGGGTGTCTGATGGCCGTGCGGATCTCAGGGGGATCGTTCAGACAGACCTGCATAGAGTGCTTCAAGCTGGGAGGAATCTGCTTGCTACTGCCATTTTTCATGGTAGCGTTTCCAAATTCGCTGCAATTCCCTAACTTCACGGGAGAGACACTGGTCGCAACAGGTCTGCTCTGTATCAGCACGTTGATGTTCTCAGCGGCCGTTTACGGTGGCTTTATGGGCCGTTTAAAAACAGGCGAGAGGATATACCTGCTGTCAGGTCCCATAGCCGCTTTGCTGTACTACGAATGGCGGAATCCATGGATCAGCATGGCGCCTCTAGTCTTGCTCATCGGCTTCTGGATTTATCGGAGGTCCAAAAGGCGGATGATGGCCAAGGCGGTAGCTGCCTTGGAAATAGAACGGTGA
- a CDS encoding histidine kinase, with product MEAKDVMAPNVITVTPDSPVQEIASLLVENRISAVPVVDAAGRLVGIVSEGDLMRRSETDTLPRASPWLSLLIRPDESARVYAKAHGQHARDVLTTDVITVDEHMPLTEVAAIFERKRNYIKRVPVMRGGTLVGIVSRANLLQGLVAQKPQPGASADDSEIRARALEALREAGLDGLRINPVVSGGVVQLWGAVNSEAERQAALVAAENVDGVAGVEDHLSVLSAMLRGAWPG from the coding sequence ATGGAAGCCAAAGATGTGATGGCCCCGAACGTCATTACCGTGACGCCCGACTCCCCGGTGCAGGAAATCGCCTCGTTGCTGGTGGAAAACAGGATCAGCGCCGTGCCGGTGGTGGACGCTGCGGGCCGGCTGGTGGGCATTGTCAGCGAAGGCGATTTGATGCGACGCAGCGAAACCGACACCCTGCCGCGCGCCTCACCCTGGCTGTCGCTCCTGATCAGGCCAGATGAAAGCGCTCGCGTGTACGCCAAGGCCCACGGTCAGCACGCCCGGGACGTCCTGACGACGGACGTGATCACCGTGGACGAGCACATGCCGCTGACCGAGGTGGCGGCAATCTTCGAACGAAAACGAAACTACATCAAGCGGGTCCCGGTCATGCGCGGCGGCACGCTGGTCGGCATCGTGAGTCGCGCCAATCTGCTGCAGGGGTTGGTGGCGCAAAAGCCTCAACCCGGCGCTTCCGCCGACGACAGCGAGATCCGTGCCCGGGCGCTCGAGGCGCTTCGCGAAGCCGGCCTCGACGGCCTGCGGATCAATCCCGTGGTCTCGGGTGGGGTCGTCCAGCTTTGGGGCGCCGTCAACTCGGAGGCGGAGCGGCAGGCGGCCCTGGTCGCTGCGGAAAACGTGGACGGCGTGGCGGGCGTGGAGGATCATTTGAGCGTGCTCTCGGCGATGCTGCGCGGCGCCTGGCCGGGCTGA
- a CDS encoding nitrilase produces the protein MITYPAYKVAAMHVAPVFLDAEATVQKACSLIAEAARNGARLVAFPEAYLPAFPVWCALQAPLYNHEFFRRLAANSIKVDGPEMGQICAAARRHGAIVSFGFNEATDASVGCLWNSNVLIDETGRIVNHHRKLVPTFWEKLVWAAGDGAGLRVSDTSLGRIGMLICGENTNPLARFALMAQGEQVHISSFPPVWPAHDPREAGAYDVSEAIRIRVRNHAFEGKLFNIVSSGYMDRAMFDGLTRGEPNLARILEGSPRGISLIVGPMGAIISDVLQDEEGILYAEIDLAETVAPRQLQDVVGYYNRFDVFRLSVNRAPNRPVWFEGDALRPEPRLDVVGKDEDEAARVASAG, from the coding sequence ATGATCACCTATCCAGCGTACAAGGTGGCGGCCATGCACGTGGCTCCCGTGTTTCTTGACGCGGAAGCCACCGTCCAAAAAGCCTGTTCGCTGATCGCAGAAGCGGCGCGAAACGGCGCTCGACTGGTGGCGTTCCCAGAGGCCTACCTGCCGGCGTTTCCCGTCTGGTGCGCGCTGCAGGCTCCGCTCTACAACCACGAGTTCTTTCGCCGACTGGCGGCCAACTCGATTAAGGTGGACGGCCCGGAAATGGGCCAGATCTGCGCGGCGGCGCGCCGCCACGGCGCGATCGTGTCGTTCGGATTCAACGAGGCCACCGACGCCAGCGTCGGCTGCCTGTGGAACTCGAACGTGCTGATCGACGAGACCGGCCGGATCGTCAACCATCACCGGAAGCTGGTCCCCACCTTCTGGGAAAAGCTGGTCTGGGCGGCGGGTGACGGCGCCGGACTGCGGGTGAGCGACACCTCGCTCGGACGGATCGGCATGCTGATCTGTGGCGAGAATACCAACCCCCTGGCGCGATTCGCCCTAATGGCGCAGGGGGAACAGGTCCACATCTCGTCGTTTCCGCCGGTGTGGCCGGCGCACGATCCGCGCGAGGCCGGCGCCTACGACGTATCGGAAGCGATTCGTATCCGGGTGCGCAACCATGCCTTTGAAGGAAAGCTTTTCAACATCGTTTCGTCCGGCTACATGGACCGGGCCATGTTCGACGGCCTCACACGGGGCGAGCCCAACCTGGCGCGCATTCTGGAGGGAAGTCCGCGCGGCATCTCTCTTATCGTCGGACCGATGGGCGCGATCATAAGCGACGTGCTACAGGACGAGGAAGGCATTCTCTATGCAGAAATCGACCTCGCCGAGACCGTGGCGCCGCGCCAGCTCCAGGACGTGGTGGGTTACTACAACCGCTTTGACGTGTTCCGCCTCTCCGTCAATCGCGCGCCCAACCGCCCGGTATGGTTCGAGGGGGATGCTCTTCGTCCGGAGCCGCGCCTCGACGTCGTGGGCAAGGATGAGGACGAGGCGGCGAGAGTCGCCTCCGCCGGATGA
- a CDS encoding hemolysin secretion protein D encodes MPSQDLERLKIDRRLPRRRRRFAPALIAVVLAVAAGAYWYFFQARVEVRAATVVQVFPSQKYTLLNATGYVVPQRKAAVASKATGRLEWLGVAEGSQVRAGELIARLENRDVVAARDQAAAQLRVARANLAQAEAELADAQRALERAQELAAKNFISRAALDQAMARRDKAVAAMAGAKAAIAAAEAGLRSAEIAVEQTLIRAPFDGVVLVKHANIGDVVSPFNPSPESKGAVVSMADMSTLEVETDVSEANLSKVSVGQPCEIQLDALPEARFEGVVRRMVPTVDRSKATVLVKVGFVELDPRILPDMSARVAFLSRPVPPEERTPRLAVVPEAIMERDGRTLVFVIDSSGRAVATPVEVGEPIGDLVEVRRGLAAGQTVVKLPPRDLRDGARVAVATS; translated from the coding sequence GTGCCTAGCCAGGACCTGGAGCGCCTCAAGATCGACCGCCGGCTCCCGCGCCGCCGCCGGCGCTTTGCGCCGGCGCTCATCGCCGTCGTCCTGGCCGTCGCCGCGGGCGCCTACTGGTACTTCTTCCAGGCGCGGGTGGAGGTGCGGGCCGCCACGGTAGTCCAGGTGTTCCCCTCCCAGAAATACACCCTGCTCAACGCCACCGGCTACGTGGTCCCCCAGCGCAAGGCGGCGGTGGCGTCCAAGGCCACCGGGCGCCTGGAATGGCTGGGGGTGGCGGAAGGCAGCCAGGTCCGGGCGGGTGAGCTCATCGCCCGGCTGGAGAATCGCGACGTGGTGGCCGCCCGGGACCAGGCGGCGGCCCAGTTGCGAGTAGCCCGGGCCAACCTGGCCCAGGCGGAGGCCGAGCTTGCCGACGCGCAGCGGGCCCTGGAGCGGGCCCAGGAGCTGGCGGCCAAGAACTTCATCTCCCGGGCAGCCCTGGACCAGGCGATGGCGCGCCGGGACAAAGCCGTCGCGGCGATGGCCGGGGCGAAGGCCGCCATCGCCGCAGCGGAGGCGGGACTGCGCTCGGCCGAGATCGCTGTGGAGCAAACCCTGATCCGCGCCCCCTTCGATGGGGTGGTGCTGGTCAAGCACGCCAACATCGGCGACGTGGTCTCCCCCTTCAACCCCTCGCCCGAATCCAAAGGGGCGGTGGTGTCCATGGCGGACATGAGTACCCTGGAAGTGGAGACGGATGTCTCCGAGGCGAACCTGTCCAAGGTATCGGTGGGCCAGCCGTGCGAGATCCAACTGGACGCGCTGCCGGAGGCCCGTTTCGAGGGCGTGGTGCGGCGTATGGTGCCCACGGTGGACCGCTCCAAGGCCACGGTGCTGGTCAAGGTGGGTTTCGTCGAGTTGGATCCCCGGATCCTGCCCGACATGAGCGCTCGGGTCGCCTTCCTGTCCCGGCCTGTGCCCCCGGAGGAGCGTACCCCTCGCTTGGCGGTGGTGCCGGAGGCGATCATGGAACGAGACGGTCGCACCCTGGTGTTCGTCATCGATTCCTCAGGGCGCGCCGTCGCTACCCCCGTGGAGGTGGGCGAACCCATCGGCGACCTCGTGGAGGTGCGCCGGGGGCTCGCGGCCGGCCAGACAGTGGTGAAATTGCCGCCCCGGGACCTGCGCGACGGGGCGCGAGTGGCGGTGGCGACTTCCTGA